Proteins encoded by one window of bacterium:
- a CDS encoding replication-relaxation family protein, with protein MLRHLAYLGMLTTEQVRYLCFSSSGRTRKRLRLLWQHRLIARHRRPVRMGDGTAPYLYTLTRKGEGVVDANAEKVQSTRYAGKLSLHFEKINDFHIAMMLATKHPRYPTLSNWQQGKRVRFSGTVRTERGGMRVPIVPDAFFVLTFGKLDYVYFLEIDRGTTDLRRIRLKFLAYLDLWRSKAASRQLGIRSFRVLYVTTTQRRLTNLLKVLKGLQRNFQRSEVICLTKQGEISIERPGRLFEPTWETIDQTGHHTRVRAFPVLPITLPTAPANPAVRGPDAGAG; from the coding sequence GTGCTGCGTCATCTTGCCTACTTAGGAATGCTCACGACCGAGCAGGTTCGATACCTATGCTTTTCCTCCAGCGGACGTACCAGGAAACGACTGCGCTTGCTCTGGCAACATCGATTAATTGCCCGGCACCGCCGACCCGTGCGAATGGGCGACGGAACCGCACCTTACCTCTATACGCTCACGAGAAAGGGAGAGGGAGTAGTAGATGCGAATGCTGAAAAAGTACAGTCCACGCGATATGCCGGAAAACTCAGCCTTCATTTCGAGAAGATCAACGACTTCCACATCGCGATGATGCTGGCGACAAAGCATCCACGATACCCGACTCTGAGCAATTGGCAGCAGGGCAAAAGGGTTCGTTTCAGCGGTACTGTTCGCACCGAAAGAGGGGGGATGCGAGTGCCGATTGTCCCAGACGCCTTCTTCGTGTTGACCTTTGGCAAACTGGATTACGTTTACTTTCTCGAAATCGACCGAGGAACAACTGATTTACGGAGAATTCGGTTGAAATTCCTTGCATATCTTGACCTCTGGCGTTCGAAAGCGGCGTCAAGACAGCTTGGCATTCGGTCTTTCCGTGTGCTTTACGTCACCACCACCCAGCGACGGTTGACGAACTTGCTCAAGGTCCTGAAAGGCCTTCAGAGGAATTTTCAGCGTAGCGAAGTAATTTGCCTGACCAAACAAGGGGAAATCAGCATAGAGCGACCTGGGAGGCTCTTTGAGCCAACTTGGGAGACAATTGACCAAACCGGGCACCATACAAGAGTCAGGGCTTTCCCAGTTCTTCCTATCACGCTCCCGACTGCGCCAGCTAACCCAGCAGTGCGCGGACCAGACGCCGGAGCCGGCTAA
- a CDS encoding ATP-dependent helicase, which translates to MSAFRSDPLHEAALAETGHVLVLGGPGSGKTTLGLRKALWAMLTMEEHQRVLFLSFSRAAVGRIMRAAQSPEFADQLRRRVQIDTYHSFFWDIIRSYGGFVGLPGYVRILAPEQAKVIQRSPGGGTSALQALADRGEIDLERLASLTAAVVHNQPAVAHVIGTRYPLVILDEFQDTDGEQYAFVLAMAQVTQLFCLADPDQMIYSFREGVTQVRVQKFREDIAPRFIDLEKQNFRNEKTAIPQYAEAILHGRTPPRVNEVKISRFPYPNHVGLYLKRLVLATENRLHQLSVPFPSIAVLVRTNEGVQTVSEMLEHKTKAASYSLFHATETDSNQLQFAWRMGIALLCTPRHLLAGQILEFMAGFHLCVDQAKPAKLGLQLQRSAEAYGKGQEIDGALARAIDSLCTATCDSGRSGRPDIDLDRITTLLGASEDPTLQAIGRCLVFGRLGHEPYDFDLLSRTQAQYGTYEPAQQKLIDALASHRLRDVYGPRHRRVVTTMHKSKGKEYDAVIIVDLSNPRFGLVDPRHKPPYKEDRRLLRVAITRARHLVHILTSSNKSCPLLESHSSRPGTPDE; encoded by the coding sequence ATGAGTGCATTCCGGAGCGACCCGTTGCACGAGGCTGCGCTGGCGGAGACTGGGCATGTGCTCGTACTCGGTGGCCCTGGATCGGGCAAGACTACGCTCGGTCTCCGAAAAGCGCTTTGGGCCATGTTGACTATGGAGGAGCACCAGCGAGTTCTCTTTCTAAGTTTCTCGCGGGCTGCTGTCGGCCGGATCATGCGGGCTGCGCAGAGTCCCGAGTTTGCGGACCAATTGCGTCGACGTGTGCAGATAGATACCTATCATTCATTCTTCTGGGACATCATCCGTTCATACGGAGGATTCGTCGGCCTGCCAGGTTACGTACGCATCCTCGCGCCCGAGCAAGCAAAGGTCATTCAGCGCTCTCCAGGCGGGGGGACATCCGCATTACAGGCCCTTGCTGATCGAGGAGAAATTGACCTTGAACGGCTGGCGTCACTGACGGCTGCGGTTGTGCACAATCAACCAGCGGTTGCCCACGTCATTGGGACGCGATATCCCTTAGTTATTCTCGACGAATTCCAGGATACCGACGGCGAGCAGTACGCCTTCGTACTCGCCATGGCACAGGTAACACAGCTCTTTTGCCTGGCAGATCCGGATCAGATGATCTACAGCTTCCGAGAGGGCGTCACTCAGGTGCGCGTTCAGAAATTCAGAGAGGACATAGCGCCTCGATTCATAGACCTCGAGAAACAGAATTTCCGCAATGAGAAGACGGCAATTCCTCAGTATGCAGAGGCGATTCTACACGGCCGCACTCCCCCGAGGGTTAACGAAGTAAAGATCAGCCGCTTCCCCTACCCGAACCACGTCGGCTTATACCTCAAGCGCCTCGTCCTAGCCACAGAGAATAGGTTACACCAGCTATCGGTACCTTTCCCGAGTATTGCGGTACTAGTCCGGACCAATGAAGGGGTCCAGACGGTCTCAGAGATGTTAGAGCACAAGACTAAAGCAGCATCTTATTCTCTTTTTCACGCCACAGAAACTGACAGCAATCAGTTGCAGTTCGCCTGGCGTATGGGAATCGCCCTCCTCTGTACTCCTCGGCATCTGTTGGCTGGGCAGATTCTCGAGTTCATGGCTGGTTTTCACCTCTGTGTTGATCAGGCGAAACCGGCTAAGTTGGGGCTACAATTACAGCGAAGTGCGGAAGCGTACGGTAAGGGCCAGGAAATTGACGGTGCGCTGGCAAGAGCCATCGATAGCCTGTGCACGGCAACCTGTGATTCTGGCCGTTCTGGTCGGCCCGACATCGACCTCGACCGCATCACAACGCTGCTGGGCGCATCGGAAGATCCAACGCTGCAGGCAATTGGGAGATGCCTTGTGTTTGGCCGGTTGGGGCATGAGCCCTACGACTTCGACCTATTGAGCAGAACCCAAGCACAGTACGGCACATACGAGCCAGCACAACAGAAACTCATTGACGCACTTGCCTCGCATCGCCTCCGGGATGTCTATGGTCCGCGTCACCGGCGAGTGGTCACGACAATGCACAAGAGTAAAGGCAAGGAATACGATGCTGTCATCATTGTAGACCTGAGCAATCCGCGCTTTGGCCTTGTCGACCCACGTCACAAGCCACCATATAAAGAAGATCGCCGGCTGCTACGAGTCGCCATTACCCGTGCACGCCATTTAGTTCATATCTTGACAAGCAGCAACAAGTCATGCCCCCTCTTGGAATCGCACTCCTCTAGGCCTGGCACACCTGACGAGTAA
- a CDS encoding helix-turn-helix transcriptional regulator yields MGHHRQIRYPNSIREYRLKVNLRLFEVAHLLGLADPSHIAHWEAGRKAPSLDNVLKLSAVLEAPVIVLYSERLQELRKDILNRKALPIKKPL; encoded by the coding sequence ATGGGTCACCACCGCCAAATTCGCTACCCCAATTCTATCCGTGAGTATCGCTTGAAGGTCAACCTGCGGCTGTTCGAAGTCGCCCACTTGCTGGGCCTGGCGGATCCCTCACACATAGCGCATTGGGAAGCCGGACGGAAAGCGCCGAGCCTCGATAATGTGCTGAAGCTCTCCGCAGTCCTTGAGGCTCCGGTCATCGTTCTCTACTCAGAGCGCCTCCAGGAACTGCGCAAGGATATCTTGAATCGTAAAGCTCTCCCCATTAAGAAACCCCTATGA
- a CDS encoding DUF932 domain-containing protein produces the protein MSTTLLDAHKQWITRPPDERFPSLEAMLDVASHRKRESIENVRDVRSLRVYASHNGALDLNGHQPHATLTHWAFSQMCHKLGAPAGYLRTLPPEVAARCLEHGISQSYDECKILTRNGGKGDDHANLAAAFTSPTYGRIWDCDVLAALLAAIEGNGWHTPPSSVLGPSGLYASDRNMFAFLIHDEQPVEIGNAKLGRGFFLWNSETGAATFGLTTFLYNSVCQNHIVWGAEEVKELRIVHRDRAPDRFCREAVPLLNKFVESSAASYAIANVVHRAMYMPVGGSFDEVQAWFAGKPFTRQELLAGHHAGLSAGDDVSTVWGMIQGLTAAAQSLPHIDTRVSLERRAGALLR, from the coding sequence ATGTCTACAACACTCCTTGACGCACACAAACAGTGGATCACACGGCCACCGGATGAGCGATTTCCAAGTCTCGAAGCTATGCTCGACGTCGCGAGCCATCGTAAGCGGGAGTCGATCGAGAACGTCCGGGATGTCCGTTCACTCCGCGTCTACGCCTCCCATAACGGCGCCCTCGACCTGAACGGACACCAGCCACATGCCACTCTCACCCATTGGGCCTTCTCCCAAATGTGCCACAAGCTGGGGGCACCGGCAGGGTACCTACGGACCCTTCCGCCTGAGGTAGCCGCACGGTGCTTGGAGCACGGGATTAGTCAGTCATACGATGAGTGTAAGATACTCACCCGGAATGGCGGCAAAGGTGATGATCACGCCAACCTCGCTGCCGCCTTCACCAGCCCAACGTACGGTCGCATCTGGGACTGTGATGTTCTCGCCGCCCTTTTGGCTGCCATTGAGGGGAACGGATGGCATACCCCGCCATCGTCTGTTCTGGGCCCGAGTGGGCTCTACGCCTCGGATCGGAACATGTTCGCCTTCCTGATTCATGACGAACAGCCGGTGGAGATTGGCAATGCCAAACTCGGTCGAGGGTTCTTCCTCTGGAACTCCGAGACTGGAGCTGCAACCTTCGGCCTAACCACGTTTCTGTACAACTCAGTATGTCAAAATCACATCGTCTGGGGGGCGGAAGAGGTGAAGGAACTCAGAATCGTCCATCGAGATCGAGCTCCGGATCGTTTCTGCAGAGAAGCAGTCCCGCTCCTCAATAAGTTTGTGGAGAGCAGCGCCGCATCGTATGCCATTGCAAACGTTGTGCATCGAGCGATGTACATGCCGGTCGGCGGGTCCTTTGATGAGGTGCAGGCGTGGTTTGCCGGCAAGCCGTTCACACGGCAGGAACTGTTGGCCGGTCATCACGCAGGACTGAGTGCAGGTGACGATGTCTCGACGGTCTGGGGGATGATCCAGGGCCTCACGGCTGCCGCCCAATCGCTTCCTCACATCGACACACGTGTCAGTCTCGAGCGGCGGGCCGGGGCACTGCTTCGCTAA
- a CDS encoding single-stranded DNA-binding protein: MSDYHTVVCFGPLAQVAMRYLRKSDRIYVEGRLHSVDRVAESGERRRTVEVIAQHMIMLGCAEPKRGEVVQH, encoded by the coding sequence ATGTCTGACTACCACACAGTGGTTTGTTTTGGGCCGCTGGCGCAAGTTGCAATGCGGTACCTTCGCAAGAGTGACCGCATCTACGTCGAAGGCCGGTTGCATTCAGTTGACCGGGTAGCAGAGTCCGGCGAGCGACGCCGGACGGTTGAGGTCATCGCACAGCACATGATTATGCTCGGCTGTGCCGAGCCGAAGCGCGGTGAGGTAGTGCAGCATTAG
- a CDS encoding ceramidase domain-containing protein, translating to MRIRTVSTIVTVTLITAVTAAVSIWIIDKAQCTWDSWRPATCQSQESNCFCEHINTSGAKQPINTATGFGFVWVGILVAIREWQVRKLRIERSNGPQLFRVCFGLAYPMFLIIVGLGTAFYHASLTFVGQSFDIGGMYLIVLLFLAYGLARLQNWRTAQAVALFGTACIFFLSWATIYPGARRYIFAAMVVSILVCEYAYHSFRQAKLRYSLLLAAVIVLAGGHIFWQLDYHGVFCDPSGWYQGHALWHVLGSVSAYLAYRFYRSELEIET from the coding sequence ATGAGAATCCGTACCGTCTCGACTATTGTAACAGTCACTTTGATTACCGCGGTAACCGCCGCAGTATCTATTTGGATTATAGACAAAGCACAGTGCACTTGGGATTCGTGGCGGCCCGCAACCTGCCAATCACAAGAATCAAATTGCTTCTGCGAACACATCAATACTTCGGGAGCAAAACAGCCTATTAACACGGCAACTGGCTTTGGTTTCGTGTGGGTTGGCATTCTAGTCGCCATTCGAGAGTGGCAAGTAAGAAAGTTAAGGATCGAACGAAGTAATGGTCCCCAATTATTTCGGGTATGCTTCGGCTTGGCTTATCCGATGTTTCTCATAATCGTAGGACTTGGGACAGCATTCTATCATGCATCGCTGACGTTTGTCGGGCAGTCATTCGATATAGGCGGAATGTACTTGATAGTCTTGTTGTTTCTTGCATATGGTCTCGCGCGCTTACAGAACTGGAGGACTGCGCAGGCAGTTGCACTTTTTGGGACTGCATGCATCTTTTTCCTGTCATGGGCCACCATATACCCAGGCGCTCGTAGGTATATATTCGCAGCCATGGTTGTTTCCATTCTGGTCTGCGAGTATGCATACCATAGTTTCCGACAGGCCAAGTTGAGGTATAGCCTGCTGCTTGCAGCTGTTATTGTGCTTGCAGGAGGCCATATTTTTTGGCAACTTGATTATCATGGAGTATTTTGTGATCCCTCGGGCTGGTATCAGGGCCACGCTTTGTGGCATGTCCTAGGGTCTGTTTCTGCCTATTTGGCATATCGGTTCTATCGTTCGGAGTTGGAAATAGAGACATAG
- a CDS encoding recombinase family protein: MPSIVIYARKSTESEDRQILSIDSQVRELQAFAAKADLSIDAVYIESMSAKAPGRPVFKKLLQLVGTGKIQGVLCWKLDRLARNPVDGGALIWAMEVGKLSAIHTPQRSFSNTGNDKFWMQLEFGMAKKYVDDLSDNVKRGLRAKIDQGWVPGLPPIGYTNDRNTRTIVKDPERFPLVRKMWDLMLTGSYTPRKILSIATEQWGLRTRKHKRIGGGPLQYSTVYKVFTNPFYYGAIRYGGDINPGGHAAMITKSEFDRVQELLGLRKWPRPKRHEFTYTGLIKCGECGAAVTAEHKTNRYGRKYVYYHCSHRKRSVKCSQRSITDSTLESQVREFLSSLRIGAGIRDWSLKLLREFHEEECLKGGAALASLHSRYEACVREIGELVNMRLRELLTDSEYRAKKAELEEERFRLKELLDDNDARNKQVLLACEDTFDFAQRAMVDFENGTPELKRAILVFTGSNLTLMNGKLLIEPQKPLQMIQTTLLSQAVEKLRFESQILSLVKRKTDLVAQGISEWCGLVRDIRTFYKQNRGVATFEQTVQRISSAGLGGQRWKQRGKERVSTSALVTVAA, translated from the coding sequence ATGCCCTCCATCGTCATCTACGCTCGCAAGTCTACCGAATCTGAGGACCGACAGATTCTGTCTATTGATTCCCAGGTTCGGGAATTGCAGGCGTTCGCGGCAAAGGCGGACCTCTCAATAGACGCTGTCTACATCGAGTCAATGTCGGCTAAAGCGCCAGGTAGACCAGTGTTTAAAAAGCTTCTGCAGCTTGTGGGGACTGGCAAGATCCAGGGCGTCCTCTGCTGGAAGTTGGACCGCCTCGCACGTAACCCGGTCGACGGCGGAGCTCTCATATGGGCTATGGAGGTAGGGAAATTGTCGGCCATACATACGCCACAACGGAGCTTCAGTAATACGGGCAATGACAAGTTCTGGATGCAGCTGGAGTTTGGCATGGCCAAGAAATACGTGGATGACCTTTCAGATAATGTGAAGCGAGGTTTGCGGGCGAAAATCGACCAAGGCTGGGTTCCGGGCCTTCCACCCATCGGCTATACCAACGACCGCAATACCCGCACGATTGTGAAAGACCCGGAGCGGTTTCCTCTGGTTCGCAAGATGTGGGATCTCATGCTCACCGGGAGCTACACGCCCCGGAAGATTCTCAGCATTGCGACAGAGCAGTGGGGTCTCCGCACCCGCAAGCACAAGCGCATCGGCGGAGGCCCGCTGCAGTACTCAACGGTCTATAAGGTCTTCACCAATCCCTTCTACTACGGAGCGATCCGGTACGGCGGAGACATAAACCCCGGTGGCCATGCAGCCATGATCACCAAGAGTGAATTCGACCGTGTGCAAGAGCTGCTGGGACTGCGCAAGTGGCCGCGACCGAAGCGGCACGAATTCACGTATACTGGCCTCATTAAGTGCGGAGAATGTGGCGCAGCAGTTACGGCGGAACACAAAACGAACCGCTACGGCCGGAAGTATGTGTACTACCATTGCTCTCATCGAAAGCGATCCGTGAAGTGTTCGCAACGCTCCATAACCGATAGTACCCTTGAATCGCAGGTGAGAGAGTTCCTATCGTCACTGCGAATCGGAGCTGGTATTCGTGACTGGAGCCTGAAATTGCTCCGTGAGTTTCACGAGGAGGAGTGCCTGAAAGGCGGAGCAGCGCTTGCTTCGCTCCATAGCAGGTACGAAGCGTGTGTGCGGGAGATCGGAGAGTTGGTCAATATGCGGCTGCGAGAATTGCTCACCGATAGCGAATATAGAGCGAAAAAGGCAGAGTTGGAAGAGGAGCGTTTCCGCCTGAAGGAACTCTTAGACGACAACGATGCACGCAACAAACAGGTCCTTCTGGCTTGTGAGGACACTTTCGACTTTGCACAACGCGCTATGGTCGACTTCGAAAATGGTACGCCTGAGCTCAAACGAGCTATTCTCGTGTTCACTGGTTCGAACCTCACGCTGATGAACGGAAAACTGCTGATAGAGCCGCAGAAGCCGCTTCAGATGATTCAAACTACACTCTTGTCTCAAGCTGTAGAAAAGCTTCGGTTCGAATCACAGATTTTAAGCTTGGTTAAGCGGAAAACAGACCTGGTTGCGCAAGGGATTTCCGAGTGGTGCGGTCTAGTACGAGACATTCGAACTTTCTACAAGCAAAATCGAGGTGTGGCCACATTTGAACAGACCGTGCAGCGCATCAGCAGTGCAGGCCTTGGTGGTCAGCGGTGGAAGCAGCGTGGGAAAGAACGGGTCAGTACCAGTGCACTGGTCACGGTAGCAGCATGA
- a CDS encoding AAA family ATPase has product MRILSLHIERYRGIKRADLSLPANVLFVGPNNIGKSTILEALDLLLGPDRLGHPAAICEHDFFQSHYLDDGVPVEIRIRATLGALSDDDRAMFWTHLECMGADGQIVSKKDVPKGKAGSEDYPFVLQIELVGKYDVEEGEFLAKSYYCCPEAPDGEREECTRSHKRKIGFVYLRSVRTGSRALSLERGTLLDILMRRHEAKPGCWESVLEKLRAVGPTVSNDPTIKPVLERIVEGVNQFIPLSQDDGSTLINVSDLTREHLRKVLTLFLSSQESPHPLPFKNLGTGTANVLVFALLAAIAEQKANVIFAMEEPETSLPPYTQRRIVSFLKSRCQQCIFTSHSPYISEQFLDAGIQLIARADDTLHTEARQLNIPASLKHKIFSRDFRKKFAEGILSRGVLLVEGTSDGSTIYVASEKVSQVDTLAPTLDTLGVTVVDAEGITALTGIGDFFRGCGIPVFAFYDASKGIDDAEMQTHFTACRSHPYGGLERLLAQTLPLDVLKTFVIDQRNDSNWPQKVTTPGPNDAEHKWREYIQQVLERRKGCGYAAALLSHCPPAEVPTDLKGAVTMVTQYLVRN; this is encoded by the coding sequence ATGCGAATTCTCTCTCTGCACATTGAGCGGTATCGCGGCATAAAACGGGCCGACCTCTCACTACCTGCAAATGTACTATTCGTTGGCCCGAATAACATTGGGAAATCAACGATTCTCGAAGCGCTCGACCTCTTGCTCGGCCCAGACCGTTTGGGCCACCCAGCCGCAATTTGTGAACATGACTTCTTTCAGAGTCACTATCTCGATGATGGAGTACCAGTCGAAATTCGCATTCGCGCCACATTAGGGGCGCTGAGCGATGATGACCGCGCAATGTTTTGGACACACCTTGAGTGTATGGGTGCGGATGGGCAGATCGTTTCGAAGAAAGATGTGCCCAAGGGCAAGGCTGGGAGTGAGGACTATCCGTTCGTACTACAAATCGAACTCGTTGGGAAGTACGATGTTGAGGAAGGCGAGTTCTTAGCAAAATCCTACTACTGTTGCCCAGAAGCACCTGACGGAGAGCGAGAAGAATGCACGCGATCCCACAAGCGAAAAATCGGGTTTGTTTACCTTAGATCTGTGAGAACCGGCAGTCGTGCCCTCAGCTTGGAGCGTGGCACACTGCTCGACATTCTCATGAGACGGCACGAGGCCAAGCCAGGTTGTTGGGAGTCAGTTCTGGAGAAGCTCCGCGCAGTCGGTCCGACGGTGAGTAATGACCCAACCATCAAGCCGGTGCTTGAACGCATTGTTGAAGGAGTCAACCAGTTCATTCCCTTATCCCAAGACGATGGATCGACGCTAATCAACGTATCTGACTTGACCCGCGAGCACCTGCGCAAAGTACTGACACTATTCTTGAGTTCACAGGAGTCTCCCCACCCCCTTCCGTTCAAGAACCTCGGAACAGGTACCGCCAACGTATTGGTGTTTGCACTGTTGGCCGCCATCGCAGAACAGAAAGCAAACGTCATATTTGCAATGGAGGAGCCGGAAACCTCACTGCCGCCGTACACGCAACGGCGCATCGTCTCGTTCCTTAAGTCGAGGTGTCAGCAGTGCATTTTCACGAGTCACTCTCCTTACATCAGTGAGCAGTTTCTGGATGCGGGTATACAGCTTATCGCTCGCGCCGATGACACGCTACATACTGAAGCACGACAGCTGAACATTCCAGCAAGCCTGAAGCACAAAATTTTCTCCCGTGACTTCAGAAAGAAGTTTGCTGAAGGAATACTGAGCCGAGGAGTGCTCCTTGTGGAGGGAACATCGGACGGGTCGACCATCTACGTCGCCTCAGAGAAAGTATCTCAAGTCGATACACTTGCACCAACCTTAGATACTCTCGGCGTCACAGTCGTCGACGCTGAAGGCATAACGGCCCTAACAGGAATCGGTGATTTCTTTCGGGGCTGTGGTATACCGGTGTTTGCCTTCTACGATGCCTCGAAGGGCATAGACGACGCGGAGATGCAAACACATTTCACCGCGTGCCGATCACACCCGTACGGGGGACTAGAGCGGCTCCTCGCCCAGACATTGCCGCTGGATGTCTTGAAAACCTTCGTCATTGACCAGAGAAACGATTCTAACTGGCCGCAGAAGGTCACGACGCCGGGTCCAAACGATGCCGAACACAAATGGCGCGAGTACATCCAACAAGTTTTGGAGAGGCGCAAGGGCTGTGGGTATGCGGCGGCATTGCTCAGCCACTGTCCTCCGGCTGAAGTACCCACTGACCTTAAAGGTGCAGTCACTATGGTCACACAGTACCTGGTTCGGAATTAG